One segment of Bacillus alkalisoli DNA contains the following:
- a CDS encoding DeoR family transcriptional regulator, producing the protein MKPSTNRMLTRIKAIYMFIQEKGTVSTQQLVDEFGITPRTIQRDLNVLAYNDLVRSPAKGRWTTTQKKVRLSS; encoded by the coding sequence TTGAAGCCTTCAACAAACCGTATGCTAACCCGTATTAAAGCTATCTACATGTTTATTCAGGAGAAGGGGACAGTGTCCACACAGCAACTCGTTGATGAATTCGGTATAACACCGAGGACTATTCAGCGCGATTTAAATGTGTTAGCATATAACGACTTAGTTCGCAGCCCTGCTAAAGGGAGATGGACAACTACACAGAAAAAAGTTAGGTTAAGTTCCTAA
- a CDS encoding ABC transporter ATP-binding protein, with amino-acid sequence MEKVLDLHIECAGYSDDLLVIHDINLEVKKGEMIGLLGPNGSGKSTTIKTLLGMNPFYKGNVSLPNGQSFAYLPEKPVFYFEMTLYEHIELMATLLNLEESYWRKRTESLLQLFEIDHVLHDSPSTFSKGMQQKAMISLAFMKEVDLYVIDEPFIGLDPNATKKLLNLLEYEKRRGAGILLSTHVLDTAERICDSFVLLSDGRIKAKGALLDIQTQCNLEGASLLDCFYKLSSKEVERS; translated from the coding sequence ATGGAAAAAGTACTAGACTTACATATTGAATGTGCAGGGTATAGTGATGACTTACTGGTCATTCATGACATAAATTTAGAAGTGAAAAAAGGGGAAATGATTGGTTTATTAGGTCCAAATGGCTCAGGAAAAAGTACAACGATAAAAACATTATTAGGTATGAATCCATTTTATAAAGGAAATGTTTCTTTACCTAATGGTCAAAGTTTTGCCTACTTACCTGAAAAGCCAGTATTCTATTTTGAAATGACATTATATGAGCATATCGAATTGATGGCTACATTACTCAATCTAGAAGAAAGCTACTGGAGAAAACGTACGGAAAGTCTACTACAGTTATTCGAAATAGATCATGTTTTACATGACTCTCCATCCACTTTTTCAAAAGGAATGCAGCAAAAGGCAATGATTTCGTTAGCTTTCATGAAAGAAGTAGATTTATATGTAATCGATGAGCCGTTTATCGGTTTAGATCCGAATGCAACAAAAAAGCTATTAAATCTCTTAGAATATGAGAAAAGAAGGGGAGCAGGAATTTTATTATCCACGCATGTTTTAGATACTGCTGAAAGAATATGCGACTCTTTCGTTCTATTATCAGACGGTAGAATAAAAGCTAAAGGAGCATTATTGGATATTCAAACTCAGTGCAATCTTGAAGGTGCATCTTTATTAGACTGTTTTTATAAACTGTCGAGTAAAGAGGTGGAGAGAAGTTGA
- a CDS encoding ABC transporter permease — translation MIAKQLFYKRFYKNVEYQRNNINTILDWTTVIYGFLFILLMFALLDGLRSEATIFIEQIPLAVSLLFIYHLCWSGRIRVYVEEADEYFLLHNKQFIEIIKKYSIIVSFTFNTILTIFVVTIYLFFTTGLTFTYQNLSFYLVILLLSYSALLMKKLWKRMFTGWNYKIAIVAIYILLYLLFILFYKEVYFSIILLGIFLYLVYYYYKSNSFAVDVTENEEERMKYVRMMFQMSEYVPYSKPQQGNKKIIFYKSKGIFHERTEQNIINEMFLKYFIRNYRYVFTFLQLISLTVFAMAFLPLWFKYGLFFGFFFFIKEWLNTVYEEFVTHPFLSVFRKRLLDETSREKATQSFYYGACGLVGFILAISTIIHFS, via the coding sequence TTGATAGCAAAACAATTATTTTATAAAAGATTTTATAAAAACGTGGAGTACCAAAGGAATAACATCAATACAATACTAGATTGGACGACCGTCATATACGGATTTTTGTTTATTTTGCTAATGTTTGCACTTTTAGACGGATTAAGAAGTGAAGCAACAATATTTATTGAACAAATTCCTCTAGCTGTTTCTTTATTATTTATCTACCATTTATGTTGGTCTGGCCGAATAAGAGTGTATGTGGAAGAAGCGGATGAATATTTTTTGCTACATAATAAACAGTTTATAGAAATAATTAAAAAATACAGTATCATAGTTTCGTTCACTTTTAACACAATATTAACTATATTTGTTGTTACCATCTATCTCTTTTTTACGACTGGGTTAACTTTTACCTATCAAAATCTTTCTTTCTACCTCGTAATTCTATTATTAAGCTATAGTGCATTGTTAATGAAGAAATTATGGAAAAGAATGTTTACTGGCTGGAATTATAAAATCGCTATAGTGGCTATTTACATTCTTTTATATTTATTATTTATCCTTTTCTACAAAGAAGTATATTTTTCTATAATACTTTTAGGGATATTCCTTTATTTAGTTTACTACTACTATAAATCAAATAGTTTTGCGGTGGACGTAACAGAAAATGAGGAAGAACGAATGAAGTATGTTCGGATGATGTTTCAAATGTCTGAGTATGTACCTTATTCAAAACCACAACAAGGGAATAAAAAAATCATTTTTTATAAATCTAAGGGGATTTTTCATGAAAGAACAGAACAAAACATTATTAATGAGATGTTCTTGAAATACTTTATACGAAATTATCGTTATGTCTTTACATTTTTACAACTTATTAGTCTAACCGTGTTTGCTATGGCTTTCTTGCCACTATGGTTTAAGTATGGGTTGTTCTTCGGGTTTTTCTTTTTCATAAAAGAATGGTTAAATACAGTATATGAGGAATTTGTTACACATCCTTTCTTAAGTGTTTTTAGAAAAAGATTACTAGACGAAACATCCCGAGAGAAAGCAACACAAAGCTTTTATTATGGGGCATGTGGATTGGTCGGCTTTATATTAGCCATATCTACAATTATTCATTTTTCTTAG
- the pepV gene encoding dipeptidase PepV — translation MTTINWMEETLKRKEELLKETQRFLQIKSVLDEESASATAPFGQGIDDALQFLLKKGEQDGFIVKNVDHYAGHIEHGQGEDIVGVLCHVDVVPEGDGWTSAPYSAEIREGKIFARGAMDDKGPTMAAYYAMKIVKELGLPLSKRVRVIIGTDEESSWKCVDHYFKHEAMPTLGFAPDADFPIIYAEKGIGDIQLSFHPEKMESSEETILLSFSSGRRLNMVPDLATATVQVSGDLSDFSAAFNSYLEKNELDGEYTKEGNAITFNLKGVSAHAMEPNNGVNAGYHLATFLSEQELDCNGKNYVQFVADKLAFDSRGEKLSIDFQDDITGDLTVNTGIFSYTADNGGKLGVNIRFPVTCDTDEVKQKLVEATANYGMEVTKYAVSKAHHVPQDHPLIQTLQKVYEEQTGEKAELLSIGGGTYARSLEAGVAFGPLFPGRADVAHQKDEHIYVEDLLKATAIYAQAIYELAK, via the coding sequence ATGACAACTATTAATTGGATGGAAGAAACATTAAAACGTAAAGAGGAATTACTGAAAGAAACGCAACGTTTTTTACAAATAAAAAGTGTGTTAGATGAAGAATCGGCAAGTGCAACAGCTCCTTTTGGACAAGGAATAGATGATGCGCTTCAGTTTTTATTAAAAAAAGGCGAGCAAGATGGCTTTATTGTCAAAAATGTAGACCATTATGCAGGACACATTGAACATGGACAAGGTGAAGATATTGTTGGGGTGCTTTGTCATGTGGACGTAGTACCAGAGGGAGATGGTTGGACAAGCGCTCCGTATAGTGCTGAAATACGCGAAGGCAAGATATTCGCGCGCGGTGCGATGGATGATAAAGGTCCAACAATGGCAGCTTATTATGCAATGAAAATAGTGAAGGAGTTAGGCCTTCCACTCTCTAAAAGAGTTCGAGTTATTATTGGGACAGATGAAGAAAGTAGTTGGAAATGTGTGGATCACTATTTCAAACATGAAGCGATGCCAACTCTTGGCTTTGCTCCGGATGCTGACTTTCCAATTATCTACGCGGAAAAAGGGATTGGAGATATTCAATTATCCTTTCATCCAGAAAAAATGGAAAGTAGTGAAGAAACTATTCTTTTAAGTTTTTCTTCTGGTAGAAGATTAAATATGGTACCAGATTTGGCAACAGCAACAGTGCAAGTAAGTGGAGACTTATCAGACTTCTCAGCTGCTTTTAATTCATATTTAGAAAAGAATGAGCTAGATGGCGAATATACAAAAGAAGGGAATGCCATTACGTTCAACTTAAAAGGTGTTTCTGCACATGCAATGGAGCCGAACAACGGTGTAAATGCTGGGTACCATTTAGCTACGTTTTTATCGGAACAAGAGCTTGACTGCAATGGGAAGAACTATGTTCAATTTGTTGCTGATAAATTAGCATTTGATTCTCGTGGGGAAAAATTAAGCATTGATTTCCAAGATGATATTACTGGCGATTTAACAGTAAATACGGGAATCTTTTCTTATACAGCCGACAACGGTGGAAAGCTTGGAGTGAACATTCGTTTCCCTGTTACATGTGATACAGATGAGGTGAAACAAAAATTAGTGGAAGCAACTGCAAATTATGGAATGGAAGTTACGAAGTATGCCGTTTCAAAAGCACATCATGTACCACAAGACCATCCGTTAATTCAAACATTACAAAAAGTGTATGAAGAACAAACTGGTGAGAAAGCTGAGCTTTTATCTATAGGTGGAGGAACGTACGCAAGGTCATTAGAAGCAGGTGTTGCCTTTGGGCCACTTTTTCCAGGTCGTGCCGACGTTGCTCACCAAAAAGACGAACATATTTATGTAGAAGACTTACTAAAAGCAACAGCTATTTATGCACAAGCTATTTATGAGTTAGCAAAATAA
- a CDS encoding MFS transporter: MQVAVKAKYSTKSNFQLFYLLVFFSFGALFPLLTVYLKDTVGLSGSQIGMVMSISPVVMILIQPLWGILSDYTQKPKQILIYTLIATSVSSIVFSFIDNYVGIIIIAFFLAVTQSALVPISDSIALNYVQKEKENYGAIRLWGAIGFAIAVLVAGWLSDFFTLKVIFYTFSVALLLSAVVTLYLPSESQPIRVNVRDGLSTLLKMPKYLLFLVTTFLIFGPVFANNFYFGLFITDIGGTVTGIGIAFLLAAGSEAPFMKVAGGWIQRIGLTRIMIAAAFVSSVRWLLYFFEPPLAVVFVSTIAQGFSVGLFIPAAMQFVREIAPANVRATAVSMYTAIGNGLGSWFCTFFGGFVVEYYSVSMLYLCFSVLTAFGIVILFIIYRVDNGKL; encoded by the coding sequence GTGCAAGTGGCAGTAAAAGCAAAATATTCGACGAAATCAAACTTTCAATTATTTTATTTACTAGTGTTCTTTAGTTTTGGAGCGCTATTTCCGTTATTAACCGTGTACTTAAAAGATACTGTTGGTTTATCAGGATCACAAATTGGAATGGTTATGTCCATCAGTCCTGTTGTGATGATTTTGATTCAACCATTATGGGGAATTTTAAGTGATTATACGCAAAAACCAAAGCAAATTTTAATTTATACGTTGATTGCTACTAGTGTATCTAGTATTGTTTTTTCTTTTATAGATAACTATGTTGGAATTATCATCATTGCCTTTTTCTTAGCGGTCACACAAAGTGCGCTAGTACCAATATCGGATAGTATTGCGCTTAATTATGTTCAAAAAGAAAAAGAGAATTACGGTGCGATTCGTTTGTGGGGAGCGATAGGTTTTGCAATTGCTGTACTCGTGGCAGGGTGGCTTTCTGACTTCTTTACATTAAAAGTAATCTTTTATACTTTTTCTGTTGCGCTTCTTTTAAGTGCTGTAGTGACACTTTACTTACCGAGTGAAAGTCAACCGATCAGAGTAAACGTAAGAGATGGACTTTCCACATTATTAAAGATGCCTAAGTACTTATTGTTTTTAGTGACAACCTTTTTAATTTTTGGCCCAGTATTTGCAAACAATTTTTACTTTGGTTTATTTATTACTGACATAGGTGGAACGGTTACAGGCATAGGGATTGCCTTTTTACTCGCAGCAGGTAGTGAAGCTCCATTTATGAAAGTGGCGGGAGGGTGGATTCAGCGTATTGGCTTGACTCGAATAATGATTGCTGCAGCATTCGTTTCTTCTGTACGTTGGTTGTTGTACTTTTTTGAACCGCCTTTAGCAGTTGTTTTTGTAAGTACAATTGCCCAAGGCTTTTCCGTTGGGCTGTTTATTCCAGCCGCGATGCAATTTGTGCGTGAAATTGCTCCTGCGAATGTAAGGGCAACAGCTGTGTCAATGTATACAGCTATTGGGAACGGTCTTGGTAGTTGGTTTTGTACATTTTTTGGTGGATTTGTAGTGGAATATTATTCTGTAAGTATGCTGTATTTATGTTTTAGTGTGCTAACAGCTTTTGGGATTGTTATTTTGTTCATCATTTATCGAGTAGACAACGGTAAATTATAA
- the cysK gene encoding cysteine synthase A, producing MKVYNNMAELIGNTPLVKLQRIVPKGAASVYLKLEFQNPSGSVKDRAAYNMIIEAEKAGLIKPGATIIEPTSGNTGIGIAMNAAARGYKAILIMPDTMSQERINLLKAYGAEVVLTPGDEKMPGAINKAHELVKKIPNSFMPMQFENEANSDAHRKSTALEIIESMLQIGKPLSAFVATAGTGGTITGTGEVLKEHYEGLTVHVVEPAGSPVLSGGKPGKHKLVGTSPGFVPDILNTDVYDEIFKIEDEDAYEITRKLASQEGILVGPSSGAACYSAIEVAKRLTEDDVVVCIACDTGERYLSTDLFQFEK from the coding sequence ATGAAAGTATATAACAATATGGCAGAATTAATCGGCAATACTCCACTGGTTAAATTACAGCGCATTGTTCCTAAAGGAGCTGCTTCTGTTTATTTAAAATTAGAATTCCAAAATCCTAGTGGTAGCGTTAAAGATAGAGCAGCCTATAATATGATAATCGAAGCTGAAAAAGCGGGATTAATTAAGCCTGGTGCAACAATCATTGAACCAACAAGTGGTAACACTGGAATAGGCATAGCTATGAATGCAGCTGCAAGAGGATATAAAGCTATTTTAATTATGCCTGATACGATGAGCCAAGAGCGTATCAATTTACTAAAAGCATATGGAGCTGAAGTTGTTTTAACTCCTGGTGACGAAAAGATGCCAGGTGCGATCAATAAAGCACATGAACTTGTTAAAAAAATCCCAAATAGCTTTATGCCGATGCAATTTGAAAATGAAGCTAATTCGGATGCTCACAGAAAGTCTACCGCTCTAGAAATTATCGAATCGATGTTGCAAATTGGTAAGCCGTTATCTGCATTTGTTGCTACTGCTGGTACTGGTGGAACAATAACTGGAACTGGTGAAGTGTTAAAAGAGCATTACGAAGGTTTGACTGTACATGTTGTTGAGCCAGCTGGATCCCCAGTTTTATCTGGTGGTAAACCTGGTAAGCATAAGCTTGTTGGAACTAGCCCTGGGTTTGTGCCCGATATTTTAAATACTGATGTATATGATGAAATTTTTAAAATTGAAGATGAAGATGCGTATGAAATTACAAGAAAATTAGCTTCTCAAGAAGGAATCTTAGTTGGTCCATCGAGTGGTGCAGCATGTTATTCTGCAATCGAAGTAGCAAAACGCTTAACAGAAGATGATGTAGTCGTTTGTATCGCTTGCGACACTGGAGAACGATATTTGTCTACAGATTTGTTTCAGTTTGAAAAATAA
- the thpR gene encoding RNA 2',3'-cyclic phosphodiesterase, which yields MSLSLHYFVAVALPDELKKSLSIYMNELKKEIPFERWVHPQDLHITLAFLGKTNEEMLKKLHEELNNKKRQKEPFTITLQSLGTFGNKQSPRIFWCGVEKNEKLSDLRDQVFTSCGRVGYELETRPFHPHVTLARKWKSKSFEEERLNVYNQRKDTFICDKFVLYKTNLHSLPKYEVVETYHLQLE from the coding sequence ATGAGCTTATCACTTCATTATTTTGTAGCTGTAGCATTACCAGACGAACTTAAAAAGTCATTATCTATATATATGAACGAGCTAAAAAAAGAAATTCCATTTGAACGTTGGGTGCATCCTCAAGATTTGCATATTACGTTAGCTTTTTTAGGCAAAACGAATGAAGAAATGCTAAAAAAGCTACATGAAGAACTAAACAACAAGAAAAGACAGAAAGAACCATTTACCATAACATTACAATCTTTAGGAACTTTCGGAAATAAACAAAGCCCGAGAATATTTTGGTGTGGAGTAGAAAAAAACGAAAAGTTAAGCGATTTAAGAGATCAAGTATTCACTAGCTGCGGGCGAGTTGGCTATGAGTTAGAAACAAGACCGTTTCACCCACATGTTACACTAGCAAGAAAATGGAAAAGCAAATCATTCGAAGAAGAAAGATTGAATGTTTATAATCAAAGAAAAGATACATTTATTTGCGATAAGTTCGTTTTATATAAAACGAATCTACATTCGTTGCCAAAGTATGAAGTGGTTGAAACATATCATCTACAACTTGAGTAG
- a CDS encoding CidA/LrgA family protein, which yields MKIIIISLQVILLYGLYQLGTIIKSLFNLPIPGSIIGMLLLFLLLSFGIIKDFFLQEGASFLLLYMPLLFIPATVGIMEYFSLFGGKSMLMPLAVLVSTLLIMAVSGTVGQKAAVRMERKQQALERNAYDNVS from the coding sequence TTGAAAATAATAATAATATCATTACAAGTAATTCTTTTATACGGTTTATATCAATTAGGTACAATTATTAAAAGTTTATTCAACCTCCCAATACCTGGGAGTATCATTGGCATGCTTTTGCTATTTTTATTACTATCCTTTGGTATTATAAAGGATTTTTTCCTTCAAGAAGGTGCATCTTTTTTATTACTCTACATGCCCTTATTATTTATTCCAGCAACTGTAGGAATCATGGAGTACTTTTCTCTATTTGGTGGTAAAAGTATGTTAATGCCTCTTGCTGTATTGGTAAGCACATTACTAATTATGGCTGTGTCAGGAACTGTCGGACAAAAAGCAGCTGTTAGAATGGAACGAAAGCAACAAGCTTTAGAGAGGAACGCGTATGACAATGTTAGTTAG
- a CDS encoding LrgB family protein: MTMLVSVSFILLTVIIFISMRFFYERFKYAFFVPVLTSSVIIILFLLLWNISYSEYREGTKWLHELLGPAVVALAFPLYHQRKMIMEYKGPLTFSITSGIVTGIVSAFLFAKIIPVDTKIAISSIPKSVTTPVAMDIAHIIGGSPSLAAAFVMIAGVGGAMLGPFLFKTLKIYHYIGIGVGLGAASHGIGTARALEFGKKEAAVSSISMTISAIIYSIILPFAILYFL; the protein is encoded by the coding sequence ATGACAATGTTAGTTAGTGTTAGTTTTATCTTATTAACTGTAATTATCTTTATTTCTATGCGTTTCTTTTATGAAAGGTTTAAGTATGCCTTTTTTGTCCCTGTTTTAACAAGTAGTGTGATAATCATTTTGTTTTTACTTTTATGGAATATATCTTATTCTGAGTATAGAGAAGGAACGAAGTGGTTGCATGAACTGTTAGGACCAGCTGTTGTAGCGTTAGCCTTTCCCCTTTATCATCAGCGGAAGATGATTATGGAGTATAAAGGGCCATTAACATTTTCAATCACTTCTGGAATAGTTACTGGTATTGTATCTGCGTTTCTTTTTGCAAAAATAATACCTGTAGATACGAAAATAGCCATCTCATCCATTCCGAAATCAGTTACTACACCTGTAGCCATGGACATAGCTCATATTATTGGTGGAAGCCCAAGTTTAGCTGCTGCTTTTGTTATGATAGCTGGTGTAGGAGGAGCGATGTTAGGGCCATTTTTATTTAAGACGTTAAAAATCTATCATTATATTGGGATTGGAGTAGGTCTTGGGGCTGCCTCGCATGGAATTGGGACCGCTCGTGCTTTGGAATTTGGCAAAAAAGAAGCAGCGGTGAGTTCTATAAGTATGACAATCTCAGCAATCATATATTCTATTATCTTACCATTTGCAATATTATATTTCTTATAG
- a CDS encoding NERD domain-containing protein yields MAQLIKLQDYISRYEQDIYRYSNQYIRFKKQQWENFQDRKNVIEEDELPFSLMEEEDSNNKLLDFLKNGFKRKKQNEEEEFNVKTYERNGEEDDLHEYFKKANSLNLSKEGEKQYFLDGLYPYQLKWASSTIRDKSFLDVRYKKDKRLKYLLQRFPDTFLVMYNPIFLVKQAPVQLEIILVTPGEIKCINMTDVKDESVLIGKNDRFWQLRDGESEKKIVNPAISLNRMGNIVKNILIASDVTFPIHKLILSENSYIDFPDKQSDIEIYDKRNYDSWFQQMRGFSLPIKHSQLKAAATLLEQCQSSYVERPEWK; encoded by the coding sequence GTGGCTCAATTAATTAAGTTACAAGATTATATTTCAAGATATGAACAAGATATTTATCGATATTCCAATCAATATATACGTTTTAAAAAGCAACAGTGGGAAAATTTCCAAGACCGAAAAAATGTAATAGAAGAAGATGAACTCCCCTTTTCTCTGATGGAAGAAGAAGATAGTAATAATAAACTCCTAGATTTCTTGAAGAATGGTTTTAAAAGAAAGAAACAAAATGAAGAGGAAGAGTTTAATGTAAAAACCTACGAGAGAAATGGTGAAGAGGATGATTTGCATGAATATTTTAAGAAGGCAAATTCATTGAACTTATCAAAAGAGGGCGAAAAACAATACTTCCTTGATGGGCTATACCCGTATCAATTAAAATGGGCAAGCTCCACTATAAGAGATAAGTCTTTCTTAGATGTAAGATATAAAAAAGATAAAAGGTTAAAATACTTGCTACAACGATTTCCTGATACATTTTTAGTTATGTATAATCCTATTTTTTTAGTAAAACAAGCTCCTGTTCAGTTAGAAATCATTTTGGTCACTCCAGGTGAAATCAAATGTATTAATATGACGGATGTAAAAGACGAAAGTGTGTTAATTGGGAAGAATGATCGATTTTGGCAATTGCGAGATGGAGAATCAGAAAAGAAAATCGTCAATCCAGCTATCAGCTTGAATAGAATGGGGAATATTGTTAAGAACATTCTTATAGCAAGTGATGTTACCTTTCCTATTCATAAATTAATTTTAAGTGAAAATTCGTACATTGATTTTCCAGATAAACAATCTGATATCGAAATTTACGATAAAAGAAATTACGATTCCTGGTTTCAACAGATGAGGGGATTTTCATTGCCAATTAAACATAGTCAATTAAAAGCAGCAGCTACTTTACTAGAACAATGTCAATCAAGTTATGTAGAACGTCCTGAGTGGAAATAA
- the pulA gene encoding type I pullulanase codes for MITVKREFEAFIDKLDSITVLLPKSEYSGLSNSFTLETNSLPPKSLRIGEKIDLPDKIKYICQLEEPLQIGVEYWITDEHSRKTDLQIGAVIRTEQWDELFYYDCNDLGVTYSKTDTTFTIWAPSASAVKVKIIELNGNENLYSLLREEKGVWRLTVNGDLEYFTYTFLVCVNLVWREAVDPYSIAVSANVEAGIIINPEKTRMAIHPLPPFKSITDAIIYELHVRDFSIHAESGLKQKGKYLAFLEEGTKTSSNHITGLNYLEELGITHVELLPINTFGGVDELHPDKQYNWGYNPLLFNVPQGSYATSVTNPLSRIKELKQLVDTFHKKNIRVIVDVVYNHVFIREESSFEKIVPGYYFRHDEHGMPSNGTGVGNDIASERKMVRKFILDSILYWIKEFDVDGFRFDLMGILDIDTMNDIRNAVDEVKSGCILLGEGWELNTPIRAEQKAMISNAQQMQGISFFNDRFRDGIKGSTFNLFDRGFALGNTHKTQILKESVIGSICLNNENKGLFVEPTQSINYVESHDNHTLWDKMNICNAHEEENLRIKRHLLATAIVFLSQGVPFIHAGQEFFRTKNGHENSYKSPDTINALDWERRDKYLEQVSYVQGLIALRKSHSAFRFSNASKIRKHFSVVMEKGSLFAYTLKDVQQYGNSKNILVIYNNAIQKDMVKLPGGKWNACVLGEKAGTTTLKTLENSIEVLPVSTTVLIQH; via the coding sequence GTGATTACTGTTAAGCGAGAATTCGAAGCCTTTATAGATAAATTAGACAGTATTACAGTATTATTGCCCAAAAGTGAATATAGTGGTCTAAGTAATAGTTTCACATTAGAAACTAACTCATTACCCCCAAAGTCATTGCGAATCGGCGAAAAAATTGATCTGCCAGATAAAATAAAGTACATTTGCCAGCTAGAAGAACCACTACAAATCGGTGTTGAATATTGGATAACGGACGAACATAGTAGAAAAACAGACTTACAAATTGGTGCAGTCATCCGAACAGAACAATGGGATGAATTGTTTTATTATGATTGTAATGATTTAGGAGTCACGTACAGTAAAACAGATACTACTTTTACAATATGGGCTCCAAGTGCAAGTGCTGTAAAAGTAAAAATTATCGAGCTGAATGGAAATGAAAATTTATATAGTCTGTTACGAGAAGAGAAAGGTGTATGGAGGTTAACTGTAAACGGGGACTTAGAGTATTTTACCTATACATTTTTAGTTTGTGTAAATTTAGTCTGGCGTGAAGCAGTAGACCCGTATTCAATAGCAGTAAGCGCAAATGTTGAAGCAGGTATCATCATCAACCCAGAAAAAACAAGGATGGCCATTCATCCCCTTCCACCTTTTAAAAGCATAACAGACGCGATTATATACGAGTTACATGTGAGGGATTTTTCCATCCACGCAGAAAGTGGGTTGAAGCAAAAAGGGAAGTATTTAGCTTTTCTTGAAGAAGGCACCAAGACATCTTCGAATCATATAACTGGTTTGAACTATCTAGAAGAACTAGGAATAACCCATGTGGAATTACTACCTATCAATACATTCGGAGGAGTCGATGAATTACACCCTGATAAGCAATACAATTGGGGGTATAACCCACTGTTATTCAACGTACCACAAGGTAGTTATGCGACAAGTGTGACGAATCCACTTTCAAGAATAAAAGAGCTGAAACAACTTGTGGACACTTTTCATAAGAAAAACATTAGAGTGATAGTAGATGTGGTCTATAACCATGTATTTATAAGAGAAGAATCTTCTTTTGAAAAAATTGTTCCAGGATACTATTTTCGACATGATGAACATGGGATGCCGTCTAATGGTACTGGGGTTGGAAATGATATTGCCTCAGAGAGAAAAATGGTAAGAAAGTTCATCTTGGATTCTATCCTGTATTGGATAAAAGAATTTGACGTGGATGGCTTTCGTTTTGACCTAATGGGAATTTTAGACATAGATACGATGAATGACATTCGTAATGCAGTAGATGAAGTGAAAAGCGGTTGCATCTTGTTAGGAGAAGGATGGGAATTAAATACTCCTATAAGGGCTGAACAAAAGGCGATGATTAGCAATGCACAGCAGATGCAGGGGATTAGCTTTTTTAACGATCGCTTTCGTGATGGAATAAAGGGAAGCACATTTAATTTATTTGATAGAGGGTTTGCATTAGGAAATACACACAAAACACAAATTTTAAAAGAATCTGTCATAGGCAGTATTTGTTTAAACAATGAAAATAAAGGTTTGTTTGTCGAGCCAACTCAATCGATCAACTATGTTGAATCACATGATAACCATACTTTATGGGATAAAATGAACATTTGTAATGCACATGAAGAAGAAAACTTAAGAATTAAGCGTCACTTACTAGCAACAGCAATTGTATTTTTATCACAAGGAGTTCCCTTTATCCATGCGGGTCAAGAATTTTTCCGAACAAAAAACGGCCATGAGAATAGTTATAAATCCCCTGATACGATTAATGCACTTGATTGGGAAAGAAGAGATAAGTACCTAGAACAAGTATCGTATGTACAAGGCTTAATAGCTTTACGTAAGTCCCATAGTGCCTTTCGATTTTCCAACGCTTCCAAAATAAGAAAACATTTTTCTGTTGTAATGGAAAAAGGTTCATTGTTCGCCTACACGTTGAAAGATGTACAACAATACGGAAACAGTAAAAATATTTTAGTAATATATAATAATGCTATACAAAAGGACATGGTGAAATTGCCAGGTGGGAAATGGAATGCGTGCGTGTTGGGAGAAAAGGCAGGAACAACCACATTAAAAACGCTTGAAAATAGCATAGAAGTTCTTCCTGTAAGTACAACCGTGTTAATTCAACATTAA